CCGTGCAACCTGCCGCAAGCGCCGGACCGACTTTTCTCGTGATCATTGCGGCCGGGAAATTCCACGGCGTGATGACCGCGGTTACGCCGACGGGTTGTTTGTTTACGAATAATCGTTTGTTTTGCCCGGTTGCCGGAATGGATTCGCCGTAAATTCGTTTTCCTTCTTCTGCATACCAAGAGATAAATCCATTCGCGTAAGTGATTTCTCCGCGTGCTTCAGTTAATGGTTTTCCTTGTTCTTCAGTCATTGTTCTCGCTAAATCTTCCGTGTTTTCTTTAATTAAATCATACCAATTGCGAATTAATTCGCTGCGCTCATAGGCGGAAAGCTTTGACCACTTCGTGAATGCTTCATAAGCTGCATCGACTGCTGAAGCCGCTTCTTCCGCGCTGCCTCTTGGAACCGTAGCAATCATTTCACCTGTTGCCGGGTTGTTCACTTCGACAACTGGCAGGTTTTCTCCAACGTTTTCACCGTTAATAATCATTTGATAATTTTTCATGATTCAGCCTCCCATTTCTAGTAATATCTTAAGTTTAATGGTAACTTCTGAAAATTGCCAAATCAAGTAATGACAATTACCTCTTAACCTTTCTGATATAATGACCATATAAGGGATTAGTTTGAAAGACCGGAGGATTTTACATGAAGAAAAAATTAATCGCCTCATTTTATATAGTGATTGCGGCGTTTATATTAGCAGGTTGCACGAATAGCGAGGCTACTCCGCTGCCTGCAGTTGAAACTGAAGACAATACAACAGACGATACAACTCTATCAAAAATGATTGCCCACTTTATCGATGTGGGCCAAGCCGATGCGACACTGCTTGAGTTCAGTGACGAAACGGATTCATATACGATGCTGATTGATACGGGTAACTGGAACGCAACCGACGTCGTATACTATCTTCACGATGAAAAAATCACATCCATTGATATCATCGCAATCACCCATCCCCATGCCGATCATATCGGCCAGTTGGATAAAATAATCAATGCATTCGATGTTCACGAAGTGTGGATGAATGGCCAATCAGCGGAGTCGGATGTGTTTTTACGAGCTTTGGATTCAATTGAGGATAATGGGGTAGATTATTACGAACCGGAAGTCGGGGAGATTTTCGATGTAGGACCGCTGGAAATCACGATATTGCACCCAAGTTCTTTGTCCGGATCGACGAATAATAATTCGCTTTCCATGCGAATGAAATACGGGAATGTCGCTTTCTTATTTACGGGCGACGGCGAGGAACAAGCCGAGCGTGACATGTTAGCGAGCAGCACAAATTTAAAAGCTGATATCTTGCATGTTGGACACCACGGATCGAATACATCGACGACAGAAGGATTTTTAAGTGCCGTGAATCCGGAAATTGCAATCTATTCCGCTGGGAATGAAAATCAGTACGAACACCCTCACGAAGAAGTCGTGAATCGACTTAATGCACATAAGGTTTTGTTGTACGGCACGAATAAGCACGGAACGATTCGTGTTGAAACAGACGGCGTGAATTATACAGTTCAAACAGATAAAGACGGCACGATTCCAAGAGATTCATCAGATGCAATAGAGAAATCCGACGCCGTATCTGACAGTTCTTGCATCAATATTAACGAAGCGGATGATGCAGACATTCAGAACATTGTACATATCGGAGCTGAACGCGCGGCTTTATTAATCAAAGGCAGACCGTATGAATCAATCGATGATTTGAAACGCATTAACGGCATCGGACCTGCGCGAATTAATGATATTAAAGAACAAAACATTGCATGCATTGGAGGCTAATTTATGTATTCAGCATATCTTGACCGATTCACCGATAATCATCAGGCGCTCATCCTTGTTGAAAGCTTGCAAAAAGAATTCCATGTCCAAACCTCTTCACTCCCTACCGGAAGCAATGAAGGATCTTGGTTACTTGTTGAGATTCAAGGAGATGCAGTTACCTCACTTCAATTGGATGAAAAGAAGACGCAAGACATGAAGCGCGATACACAAAACAGATTGGAACGATTGAAATCGAAAAAGTTGAGTCGTTTCAAGCGCGGTTGATTTAAAGGAGGCCTATGGTCTTCTTTTTTATTTGCACATATCCTTATGGTATGGCGGCAAATATGATAGTATTGAATTATCGGAACTATTAGTCACTTGAAGGAGGAATTGTATGCGATGGTTAGTTTCCTTAATTTTTATCGCCCTTCTTTCTGGTTGCGGCACACCCTACGGTGATGTGATTCATATCAATATTGACGATTTAGCCCCGGAGTTCGTGCTTGAGGATTTGGATGGGGATACAGTTGCGCTGAAGGATTCTGGGCAAAAAGTTTACGTAAAGTACTGGGCTTCCTGGTGTTCGATTTGTTTGGCTGGTCTAGAGGAGCTAGATTCATTGGCGGCAAATGAAACCGCCTTTCGAGTAATCAGCATTGTGAATCCTGGCTATAAAGGTGAAATGTCTTCTGAAGAATTCAAAGAATGGTATGCAACGTTGCCATACGAAAACATCACGGTCCTGCTCGATGAAGACGGCGTTTGGGCAAAAGAATTTGGCGTGATTGCTTATCCGACTTCTTATTTCATCAGCTCGTATGGAGAACTCGAGGAAACAATTATCGGACATACTTCCAACAAAGAGATCTCAAAAATCATGAAAAGACTAAGATAGGAGGATAGTAATGAAACGAATACTTTGCGGTTTCTTATTTTTATGCT
This genomic window from Sporosarcina sp. Marseille-Q4063 contains:
- a CDS encoding DUF3006 domain-containing protein — translated: MYSAYLDRFTDNHQALILVESLQKEFHVQTSSLPTGSNEGSWLLVEIQGDAVTSLQLDEKKTQDMKRDTQNRLERLKSKKLSRFKRG
- a CDS encoding redoxin family protein, with translation MRWLVSLIFIALLSGCGTPYGDVIHINIDDLAPEFVLEDLDGDTVALKDSGQKVYVKYWASWCSICLAGLEELDSLAANETAFRVISIVNPGYKGEMSSEEFKEWYATLPYENITVLLDEDGVWAKEFGVIAYPTSYFISSYGELEETIIGHTSNKEISKIMKRLR
- a CDS encoding MBL fold metallo-hydrolase: MKKKLIASFYIVIAAFILAGCTNSEATPLPAVETEDNTTDDTTLSKMIAHFIDVGQADATLLEFSDETDSYTMLIDTGNWNATDVVYYLHDEKITSIDIIAITHPHADHIGQLDKIINAFDVHEVWMNGQSAESDVFLRALDSIEDNGVDYYEPEVGEIFDVGPLEITILHPSSLSGSTNNNSLSMRMKYGNVAFLFTGDGEEQAERDMLASSTNLKADILHVGHHGSNTSTTEGFLSAVNPEIAIYSAGNENQYEHPHEEVVNRLNAHKVLLYGTNKHGTIRVETDGVNYTVQTDKDGTIPRDSSDAIEKSDAVSDSSCININEADDADIQNIVHIGAERAALLIKGRPYESIDDLKRINGIGPARINDIKEQNIACIGG